In Candidatus Dependentiae bacterium, a single genomic region encodes these proteins:
- a CDS encoding serine hydroxymethyltransferase: MENAIFKLIQLEEQRQEQCVNLIASENYVHPDVLAATGSVLTNKYAEGYPGRRYYGGCEIVDQIESKAIQLAQELFKADCANVQPHSGSSANMAVYFSQLQLGDTILAMSLDAGGHLTHGHKMNFSGKLYNMIHYGINPETGLLDYNQIEQLAAQHRPKMLVAGASAYSRLIDYARLAHIAKTHNMLFFVDMAHIAGLVAAGIIPSPVPYADIVSSTTHKTLRGPRGGIIVSKQPFGASIDKTIIPGSQGGPLLHVIAAKAIAFTQALEPSFKTYQEQVIKNAQAMAQTFQELGYHVISGGTDTHLFLIDLKKSAISSSSTTKITGKLVEETLGRCNITLNRNMVFQDTESPFITSGIRIGTPAITTRGFTELEAVQLVHWIDEAIRRHDDEHFLTHLKAEIMTLCSKFPIYGSIPVAGVFGKAGFEKAI; this comes from the coding sequence ATGGAAAACGCGATTTTTAAGCTCATCCAGCTAGAAGAGCAGCGCCAAGAACAATGCGTTAACCTGATAGCATCTGAGAACTATGTTCACCCAGATGTACTGGCCGCCACAGGCTCGGTTTTAACCAATAAGTATGCTGAAGGATATCCAGGAAGGCGTTACTACGGCGGCTGTGAAATTGTTGATCAGATTGAAAGCAAGGCTATCCAGCTTGCTCAAGAACTCTTTAAAGCTGACTGTGCGAATGTACAACCGCACTCCGGCTCTTCTGCAAATATGGCGGTCTATTTTAGCCAGCTGCAGCTTGGTGATACTATTTTGGCTATGAGCCTTGATGCTGGCGGACACTTGACCCATGGACATAAAATGAACTTCTCTGGAAAACTTTATAATATGATCCACTACGGCATTAACCCTGAAACAGGGCTTCTTGATTATAATCAAATCGAACAATTGGCCGCACAGCACAGACCTAAAATGTTGGTTGCTGGCGCCAGTGCTTATTCTCGCCTCATTGATTATGCTCGGCTTGCCCACATTGCCAAAACCCACAATATGCTCTTCTTTGTTGATATGGCCCATATCGCAGGCCTTGTGGCTGCAGGGATTATTCCAAGCCCAGTCCCTTATGCTGATATTGTGAGCAGCACTACTCACAAAACACTGCGCGGTCCCCGAGGGGGCATAATTGTGAGCAAGCAACCATTTGGTGCGAGCATTGATAAAACTATTATTCCAGGGAGCCAGGGCGGACCATTGCTCCATGTTATTGCGGCTAAAGCTATAGCATTTACCCAAGCACTTGAACCGTCATTTAAAACCTACCAAGAGCAAGTCATTAAAAATGCTCAAGCTATGGCGCAAACATTTCAGGAGCTTGGTTACCACGTTATTTCAGGTGGAACTGACACACACCTCTTCTTAATCGACCTGAAAAAAAGCGCTATCTCCAGCTCAAGTACAACAAAAATTACCGGCAAGCTCGTCGAAGAGACGTTGGGGCGTTGCAATATCACCCTCAACCGCAACATGGTCTTCCAGGACACCGAAAGTCCTTTCATTACCAGCGGCATTCGTATTGGAACACCTGCAATCACCACACGTGGCTTTACAGAACTTGAAGCTGTTCAATTGGTTCATTGGATCGATGAGGCAATTAGACGACATGACGATGAGCATTTTTTAACTCATCTCAAAGCAGAAATTATGACCCTGTGTAGCAAATTCCCTATTTATGGAAGCATCCCTGTTGCTGGAGTTTTCGGCAAAGCAGGCTTTGAAAAAGCTATCTAA
- the pgeF gene encoding peptidoglycan editing factor PgeF, which produces MIIHQQGGLCIFFGDAFSCSTSPKDAQFGFFCQSLCSQLPARSLVVLKQVHGVAGQFIDKINNEIEIFEHEGDYLTTNQPEVALGVLTADCLPVVMYDPVNHAIAVVHAGWRGSVARIAAYALESLVRNVGTQPSDLQVFFGPAAKVCCYEVQEDFCDLVKDNHLASGALIKRNGKVYFDKVLFNKSLLIELGVKPENINQQYNQCTMCTQGFHSHRRSGGLAGRQLTCALLTDIE; this is translated from the coding sequence ATGATTATTCATCAACAGGGAGGGTTGTGTATTTTTTTTGGAGATGCTTTTAGTTGCAGCACTTCACCAAAAGATGCCCAATTTGGATTTTTTTGCCAAAGTCTTTGTTCGCAACTTCCGGCACGTAGCCTGGTTGTTTTAAAACAGGTTCATGGGGTTGCAGGGCAATTTATTGATAAAATTAATAATGAAATTGAGATTTTTGAGCACGAAGGTGACTATTTAACGACCAATCAACCTGAAGTTGCTTTGGGGGTTTTAACGGCCGATTGTCTTCCAGTTGTGATGTATGATCCTGTTAACCATGCTATTGCCGTGGTTCATGCAGGTTGGCGAGGGTCCGTCGCCAGAATTGCAGCGTATGCACTTGAGAGTCTTGTACGCAATGTTGGTACTCAACCTAGCGATCTCCAAGTATTTTTTGGTCCTGCAGCCAAAGTCTGTTGTTATGAAGTTCAAGAAGATTTTTGTGATTTGGTAAAAGATAATCATTTGGCCAGTGGCGCACTAATCAAGAGGAATGGCAAAGTTTATTTTGATAAAGTTTTATTTAATAAGAGCTTATTAATTGAATTAGGAGTTAAGCCTGAAAATATCAACCAGCAGTACAATCAGTGCACTATGTGCACGCAAGGGTTTCATTCTCATCGCCGCTCCGGTGGACTTGCGGGGCGACAACTTACTTGTGCATTGCTTACTGATATTGAGTAA
- a CDS encoding DMT family transporter: MLPIIILNALLASTFTLGKVVLNYTKPVFFVGMSMVIGGIILFSYQLFTARHKLIIQKKDLWLFFQVSFFTIFLSYVLQFWGMNYMPSSKACLLYNFGPFTSYLIAYLFFKEKMSFKKWAGLTLGFIGLFPILMTTTPREEFLQGMFFISFPEIAVIISAAAYSYGWFIIRELVHERHYSPLTLNGYSMLTGGTLALCTVPVLEGPIVIHDFYPFFGLLASTIIIEYMICNNLYARLLDKYSETFLSLTTFSIPVFGGFYGWIFLNERISWNYLLSCLILFIAIRMFSSAEKGGRHRPKKNREFI, from the coding sequence ATGCTACCTATTATTATTTTAAACGCTTTGTTAGCAAGTACTTTCACACTTGGCAAAGTCGTTTTAAACTACACGAAACCAGTTTTCTTTGTCGGCATGAGCATGGTTATAGGAGGAATTATTCTCTTTTCGTATCAGCTTTTTACCGCTCGTCATAAACTAATTATTCAAAAAAAAGATCTCTGGCTGTTTTTTCAAGTAAGCTTTTTCACCATTTTTCTGAGTTATGTCCTACAATTTTGGGGCATGAATTATATGCCATCATCAAAGGCCTGCTTACTCTATAACTTTGGCCCCTTTACTTCATATCTAATTGCTTATCTTTTTTTCAAAGAAAAAATGTCATTTAAAAAATGGGCAGGACTTACGCTTGGCTTCATTGGTCTCTTTCCAATTCTCATGACAACAACCCCAAGAGAAGAGTTTCTACAGGGCATGTTTTTCATCTCTTTTCCAGAAATTGCCGTTATTATTTCTGCAGCTGCCTACAGTTATGGCTGGTTTATTATTCGAGAACTTGTACACGAACGACACTACTCTCCGCTCACGCTCAACGGCTATTCAATGCTCACCGGAGGAACTCTTGCGTTATGTACAGTTCCAGTACTTGAAGGCCCTATCGTTATCCACGATTTTTACCCATTCTTTGGGCTCTTGGCAAGCACCATCATTATCGAATACATGATCTGTAATAATTTATATGCTCGGTTACTTGATAAATATTCAGAAACATTCTTATCGCTAACAACATTTTCAATTCCAGTTTTTGGTGGATTTTATGGCTGGATTTTTCTCAATGAGCGAATTTCTTGGAACTACCTGCTTTCATGCTTAATTCTTTTTATTGCAATTCGCATGTTCAGTTCAGCTGAAAAAGGTGGCCGGCATCGCCCCAAAAAAAATAGAGAGTTTATATGA
- a CDS encoding A/G-specific adenine glycosylase yields MNTLFDLDIAQKDRQLQQELQQVYAEEGFSEKVIMLFREIIYHYYHARGRSFSWREEISPYRVVVSEIMLQQTQTDRVAKKFDLFVQQFPDFQTLAGASFEEVLRLWKGLGYNRRALALQKIAQKIVTEFDGNLPQCPEVLATFPAIGKATASSILAFSYNQPTIFIETNIRTIFIYFFFKHLREVYDKQIMPLIEATLDHQAPRAWYYALMDYGVMLKKNVGNLNQFSKHYTKQSKFEGSDRQIRGMILQLLLDVPGISTDDLLMHFAGLGKEENRVKILLNDLLQEKLIWLCENQLQLGSKV; encoded by the coding sequence ATGAACACACTTTTCGATTTAGATATTGCTCAAAAAGATCGACAGCTCCAACAAGAGTTACAGCAAGTATATGCAGAAGAAGGATTTTCTGAAAAAGTAATTATGCTTTTTCGAGAAATAATTTATCACTACTACCATGCTCGTGGGCGTTCATTTTCGTGGCGAGAGGAGATTAGCCCTTATCGAGTCGTAGTTTCAGAAATTATGCTCCAACAAACACAGACTGACCGTGTTGCAAAAAAGTTTGATTTATTTGTGCAACAATTTCCCGATTTTCAAACGCTTGCCGGCGCATCGTTTGAAGAGGTTTTACGCCTATGGAAGGGACTTGGTTACAATCGTCGAGCGCTTGCATTACAAAAAATTGCTCAAAAAATTGTGACAGAATTTGATGGAAATCTACCCCAGTGCCCTGAAGTTTTGGCTACTTTTCCTGCCATTGGCAAAGCAACAGCAAGCTCTATCTTGGCATTTTCTTATAATCAACCAACCATTTTTATTGAAACGAATATCCGAACTATTTTCATCTACTTTTTCTTTAAGCATCTGCGCGAAGTTTACGATAAGCAAATTATGCCTTTAATTGAAGCAACGCTTGATCATCAAGCGCCACGAGCATGGTACTATGCTTTGATGGATTACGGAGTCATGCTCAAGAAAAATGTTGGAAACTTGAATCAGTTTAGCAAGCACTATACCAAGCAATCCAAATTTGAAGGCTCAGATCGCCAGATTAGAGGGATGATTTTACAGTTACTGCTCGATGTTCCAGGAATAAGTACCGATGATTTACTCATGCACTTTGCAGGCCTGGGCAAAGAAGAAAACCGAGTCAAAATTTTATTGAATGACTTGCTGCAAGAAAAGCTTATTTGGCTCTGTGAAAATCAGTTGCAATTAGGAAGCAAGGTATAG
- a CDS encoding DMT family transporter gives MFWIFFGFALLASAISVNKIILATLPPTFFVGLRMLLGGAILYGLNYRSSHRLKFSYLKQDWLLLLWIASCTTLIPSILKAFGLQNLVSSKAAFIGALDPFVTTIYSYILWREVLTPKKLIGIILGFAGAVILCFSHSPIEDTFYNLLIFSLPELAAFGAVALGRYGWMRAQITMKRDRYTPPELNGIMMLISGIIALSASYFIDDVGVSYIPLTPSFLSLLAYTVVIGNVVAYTMYAQFLKAYSANFVSLAGFSVPIFVTLYGRIFLGEAITLNLVISAVLILVGVFIFFNDEIKAAA, from the coding sequence ATGTTTTGGATTTTTTTTGGCTTTGCTCTTCTTGCAAGCGCTATTTCGGTTAATAAAATTATTCTTGCAACACTACCTCCAACTTTTTTTGTAGGGCTACGAATGCTTTTGGGAGGGGCGATTTTATATGGATTGAATTATCGCTCATCACATCGGTTAAAATTTTCTTATCTCAAGCAAGATTGGCTTTTACTCCTCTGGATTGCTTCATGCACAACGCTCATTCCATCTATCTTGAAAGCTTTCGGATTACAAAACCTTGTCTCATCAAAAGCGGCATTTATCGGCGCTCTTGACCCATTTGTAACTACAATCTATTCATACATTTTATGGCGAGAGGTGCTTACACCAAAAAAATTGATTGGAATTATACTTGGGTTTGCTGGAGCTGTTATTCTCTGCTTTTCGCATAGTCCTATTGAGGATACATTTTATAATTTGCTCATTTTTTCATTGCCCGAGCTTGCAGCATTTGGAGCTGTTGCCCTTGGACGCTATGGCTGGATGCGCGCACAAATCACCATGAAACGTGATCGTTACACGCCACCAGAGCTCAATGGAATTATGATGCTGATTTCAGGAATAATCGCTCTGAGTGCATCATACTTTATTGATGACGTTGGTGTTTCCTACATTCCGCTAACACCATCATTTCTAAGCTTATTAGCCTATACCGTGGTTATCGGAAACGTTGTAGCCTACACCATGTATGCACAATTTTTGAAAGCGTACAGCGCAAACTTTGTTTCTCTAGCAGGCTTTTCTGTTCCAATTTTTGTTACGCTGTACGGTCGCATATTCTTAGGTGAAGCAATTACTCTGAATTTAGTTATTTCAGCAGTACTTATTCTTGTAGGTGTTTTCATCTTTTTTAACGATGAAATTAAAGCTGCTGCATGA
- the ftsZ gene encoding cell division protein FtsZ: MLEEETNIVQGANLKVIGIGGAGCNAVNWMMKSSDLDRVDFIVTNTDAQSLDLSAAKKKIHLGVKITKGLGAGSNPDLGRRAAEEDIDAILESLEGTDILFLTAGLGGGTGTGALPVIASAAKELGILTIAIVTKPFLFEGKRRLYFAEEAIKHLKNDVDTLLVVPNQRLLEISDKDISMLDAFAQSNDILKQAVKGISDIITKAGHINVDFADVRSIMKDMGMAIMGTGRASGQDRARNAALKAISSPLLEEVNIQGARGVLINITGNENLGLYEINDAAMLLYEMVREDANIILGSVVDNSVGDEIVITVIATGFGDIAQPEKVLSTARMRQEDSRYSSAMDRSVARKPIIQEYSRAHQRHCEPVLESAPSKFSYEQEVAHESEQVSQMAPTRERAMDKAAASFSQNDEHDLDAPTFLRKNARLGDSQLPE, encoded by the coding sequence ATGCTTGAAGAAGAGACGAATATTGTTCAGGGTGCAAATTTGAAGGTGATTGGCATTGGCGGTGCTGGTTGCAATGCTGTTAATTGGATGATGAAATCATCAGATCTTGATCGAGTTGATTTTATTGTTACCAATACCGATGCACAATCTTTGGATCTTTCTGCTGCAAAAAAGAAGATTCATCTTGGCGTGAAAATTACTAAAGGGCTAGGTGCTGGATCAAATCCAGACTTAGGGCGCAGGGCGGCAGAAGAGGACATCGACGCCATTTTAGAGTCTTTGGAGGGAACCGATATTCTCTTTTTGACGGCAGGGTTGGGAGGCGGCACGGGAACAGGTGCGCTGCCAGTGATTGCAAGTGCAGCTAAAGAATTAGGGATTTTAACTATAGCGATTGTTACCAAGCCATTTTTATTTGAAGGTAAGCGACGCCTTTATTTTGCTGAAGAGGCAATCAAGCATCTTAAAAATGATGTTGATACTTTGCTTGTTGTACCTAATCAACGTCTTCTTGAAATTTCAGATAAAGATATTTCAATGCTCGATGCTTTTGCGCAATCAAATGATATCTTGAAGCAGGCTGTTAAAGGTATATCCGATATTATTACCAAAGCTGGACATATTAATGTTGATTTTGCAGACGTCCGCTCCATTATGAAAGATATGGGCATGGCAATTATGGGAACAGGTCGTGCATCAGGACAAGATCGAGCTCGTAATGCTGCGCTTAAAGCGATTAGCTCTCCATTGCTTGAAGAGGTCAATATTCAGGGCGCTCGAGGTGTTCTGATTAATATCACCGGGAACGAAAACCTTGGGCTTTATGAGATCAATGATGCAGCAATGCTTCTGTACGAGATGGTTCGTGAAGATGCAAATATTATCCTTGGTTCTGTTGTTGATAATAGTGTTGGTGATGAAATTGTTATCACGGTTATTGCAACCGGGTTTGGTGATATAGCTCAGCCAGAAAAAGTATTGAGTACTGCGCGAATGCGCCAAGAAGACAGTCGGTATTCTTCTGCAATGGACAGAAGTGTTGCTCGTAAACCAATTATTCAAGAATACTCACGAGCTCATCAAAGACATTGTGAGCCCGTACTTGAAAGTGCTCCAAGTAAATTTAGTTATGAGCAAGAGGTTGCGCATGAGTCTGAGCAGGTTAGCCAAATGGCACCGACTAGAGAGCGAGCGATGGACAAGGCTGCAGCATCATTTTCACAAAATGATGAACACGATTTAGATGCACCAACTTTTTTACGAAAAAATGCTCGACTTGGAGACTCTCAATTGCCTGAATAG
- the ftsA gene encoding cell division protein FtsA, translated as MSKKFFGRHVTAIDIGTTKICVIIAVVNTQGGFEILGIGHHPSYGLKKGVVVHIGTTVESIKTAIKEAEKMAGIQVESAFVGISGGHIRSFNSTGVVAVKGRDVSQQDVDRVIEAAKAIPLPAGQEILHVIPQYFRVDGQEYVLDSLGMYGVRLEAQVHIVTGAVASAQNIIKACELAGVGVQDIVLEQLASADAVLTDAEREMGVGILDIGGGTSDFAIYKDGRIRHSKVIPVAGNHFTNDIAVGLGIPFTKAEEIKRCYGTVLRDGIAEQIEEYVDVDLGYEGGIKTVQLSMPSEILRFRAEELFDLFDEEFVEFRLKQFMPAGLVLTGGGALLSGMKELASENLEMRVRIGVPGGYTDGALHSIPDMLKSPVYATGYGLLVYATGIRGNQSKEQTQDAAVSALFKRMKSWIYDFF; from the coding sequence ATGAGCAAGAAATTTTTTGGGCGGCATGTTACTGCCATTGATATTGGAACAACAAAAATTTGCGTGATTATTGCGGTGGTCAATACACAAGGAGGATTTGAGATTCTTGGTATTGGACATCATCCATCATACGGCTTAAAAAAAGGGGTTGTTGTTCACATTGGAACAACCGTTGAATCGATAAAAACCGCCATTAAAGAAGCTGAAAAAATGGCAGGAATTCAGGTTGAATCCGCGTTTGTTGGTATCTCTGGAGGTCACATTCGCTCTTTTAACTCAACTGGCGTGGTTGCGGTTAAGGGTCGCGATGTTTCACAGCAGGACGTTGATCGTGTTATTGAAGCTGCAAAAGCGATTCCTCTGCCGGCAGGACAGGAAATTTTGCATGTCATTCCACAATACTTTCGTGTTGATGGTCAGGAATATGTTTTAGACTCACTGGGGATGTATGGAGTTAGGCTTGAGGCGCAAGTTCATATTGTAACAGGTGCCGTTGCGTCTGCTCAAAACATTATCAAAGCGTGTGAACTTGCAGGCGTTGGGGTGCAAGATATTGTTCTTGAGCAACTGGCATCTGCTGATGCGGTGCTTACTGATGCAGAGCGTGAAATGGGTGTAGGAATTTTGGATATTGGCGGTGGAACATCTGACTTTGCTATTTATAAAGATGGTCGTATTAGGCACTCAAAAGTAATTCCCGTTGCCGGAAATCATTTTACCAATGACATTGCTGTTGGTCTTGGTATTCCTTTTACTAAAGCTGAAGAGATTAAGCGTTGCTATGGTACCGTTTTGCGTGATGGTATTGCCGAACAAATTGAAGAGTATGTTGATGTTGATCTTGGATATGAAGGCGGTATAAAGACGGTGCAATTAAGTATGCCTTCAGAAATTTTACGATTTAGAGCAGAAGAACTTTTTGATCTTTTTGATGAAGAGTTTGTTGAATTCAGACTTAAGCAATTCATGCCAGCAGGGCTTGTATTGACTGGAGGAGGTGCGCTTTTGTCCGGTATGAAAGAACTCGCATCGGAAAATCTTGAAATGCGTGTTCGAATAGGTGTACCTGGTGGTTATACCGATGGAGCATTGCATTCGATACCAGATATGCTTAAAAGTCCTGTTTATGCAACAGGATATGGACTGCTTGTTTATGCAACAGGAATTCGTGGAAACCAAAGTAAAGAGCAAACACAAGATGCAGCTGTCAGTGCGCTTTTCAAGCGGATGAAGTCTTGGATTTATGACTTCTTTTAG
- a CDS encoding RNA methyltransferase: MATKAKSHGPEGDMVYGAHPIIELIKAKKRKIISIYTTKPAPKAWERIARHLPKSVGNVQYVSRDILDRMAGTSDHMGVVAWVSPYKFVTKPFEPEKKPFILLLDSIQDVRNVGAILRSAYCTGVDGVVMCKSKSAPVNAAVCKASAGLVEHLDIFLVPSLKSAVVDLKKAGYNFYMAVLDGKKATEVEFKKPCAIVIGNEATGITKDVQALGQAITLPQKTPDISYNASVASGILLFLASTQTKTL; this comes from the coding sequence ATGGCAACAAAAGCAAAATCTCATGGCCCAGAAGGCGATATGGTCTATGGTGCACATCCAATTATCGAATTGATCAAGGCAAAGAAGCGAAAAATCATTTCAATTTATACCACCAAACCTGCGCCAAAAGCCTGGGAGCGTATTGCTCGCCATTTACCAAAATCGGTTGGTAATGTTCAGTATGTCTCACGCGATATCCTTGATCGTATGGCCGGGACTTCAGATCACATGGGCGTTGTTGCCTGGGTTTCCCCCTACAAATTTGTTACAAAGCCATTTGAACCAGAAAAAAAGCCATTTATTTTATTGCTCGACTCAATTCAAGACGTACGCAACGTTGGTGCTATTTTGCGCTCAGCTTACTGTACGGGAGTTGATGGTGTTGTCATGTGTAAATCTAAGTCTGCACCAGTGAATGCTGCTGTATGCAAGGCATCTGCCGGCCTGGTTGAACATCTTGATATCTTCTTGGTTCCATCGCTTAAATCTGCAGTGGTTGACCTGAAAAAAGCTGGATACAACTTTTACATGGCGGTGCTTGATGGTAAGAAGGCGACCGAAGTCGAGTTCAAAAAGCCTTGTGCTATCGTGATTGGTAACGAAGCAACGGGTATTACCAAGGATGTTCAGGCTCTTGGGCAAGCGATTACGCTTCCTCAAAAGACTCCTGATATTTCGTATAACGCATCAGTGGCATCTGGAATTTTATTGTTTCTTGCCTCAACCCAAACCAAAACACTCTAG
- a CDS encoding ankyrin repeat domain-containing protein translates to MNFFQIFIMSALTLGYALSCSSMQAPQVPHPISTALHAAAQHGRNDEVTMRLLGGTYADTPNARGQTALHGACMFCHIETITTLLEYNADPNIVSDDGTSPLLFVTLSQKSENEKIEAMKVLLSYGASITAQNEINLQMPLIRVASDGLFELSKFLIEQGADIYAAENDGNTALHLAASHGHLEVVKLLLKHDQEKRLINAQTNTKMTALHLACIHNKRAVIQYLITQGADCSLPNDRQESPLAIIIRKNHWDSLQFFTNKESLDQLHFLFNGIVNTDNFEQEDWDVLEKLVQYCPALHYEFLSKQVDKNGNTITHIACLLGRDDSVSTFVKYGAQLTGTNSQGQDCMDLRKINRLKHGNQGDHEIKLLNDFRTFTKNNQYQWNDLIDLISNSPDPLKKYFLTKSVDKNRNTLLHVATLLGLEDQKRILIELGADTSRTNIFNQTAADLKIIHKFNLQKEFNNLVNMGRYRNNWDMIIRLIECAPQDCRTKFLAQKIDPNGNTLLHLACLLGQKHYSDQLTRLGAQMDLQNDKGQTCMDLQRIKDAQDRKKLTFTK, encoded by the coding sequence ATGAACTTTTTTCAAATATTTATTATGTCCGCATTAACTCTAGGATATGCACTTTCTTGCTCTAGTATGCAGGCTCCACAAGTCCCTCATCCAATTTCAACAGCCCTTCATGCGGCTGCTCAACATGGAAGAAATGACGAAGTAACCATGCGACTCCTTGGGGGAACTTATGCAGACACTCCAAATGCCCGTGGCCAGACGGCTCTTCATGGAGCATGCATGTTCTGCCATATCGAAACAATAACAACGCTTCTTGAGTATAATGCAGACCCAAATATTGTTTCCGATGATGGTACAAGCCCACTACTCTTTGTTACACTCAGCCAAAAATCTGAGAATGAAAAAATTGAAGCAATGAAAGTTTTATTGAGCTACGGCGCATCTATAACAGCTCAAAATGAAATTAATCTGCAGATGCCGCTCATTAGAGTGGCTTCAGATGGACTTTTTGAATTATCAAAATTTTTAATAGAACAAGGAGCTGATATTTATGCGGCTGAAAATGATGGGAATACAGCTCTCCATTTAGCCGCTTCTCATGGGCACTTGGAAGTTGTTAAGCTCTTACTCAAACATGATCAAGAAAAAAGACTCATCAACGCTCAAACCAACACCAAAATGACCGCACTCCATCTTGCATGCATTCACAACAAAAGAGCAGTCATTCAATACCTTATTACTCAGGGTGCGGATTGTTCGTTGCCAAATGATAGACAAGAAAGCCCATTGGCAATCATTATCAGAAAAAATCACTGGGATAGTCTTCAGTTTTTTACCAATAAAGAATCACTTGACCAGTTACATTTTCTCTTTAACGGGATAGTCAATACCGATAATTTTGAACAAGAAGACTGGGACGTTTTAGAAAAACTCGTACAGTACTGCCCTGCTTTACATTATGAATTTTTAAGCAAACAAGTAGATAAAAATGGTAATACTATTACTCATATTGCATGTCTTTTGGGCAGAGACGATTCAGTGAGCACATTTGTCAAATATGGAGCTCAACTCACAGGGACAAATTCGCAAGGACAAGACTGCATGGATCTGCGCAAAATCAACCGATTAAAACATGGTAATCAAGGTGACCATGAAATAAAGTTGCTCAATGATTTTAGAACTTTCACTAAAAATAACCAATACCAGTGGAATGACCTTATTGATCTTATTTCAAACAGTCCAGATCCACTCAAAAAATACTTTCTAACAAAGAGCGTTGACAAGAATCGCAACACACTGCTGCACGTCGCTACTCTTCTTGGCCTTGAAGACCAAAAAAGAATACTGATTGAACTGGGAGCTGATACTTCACGAACAAATATTTTTAATCAAACAGCCGCTGATCTTAAAATTATTCACAAATTCAACCTACAAAAAGAATTTAATAACTTAGTCAATATGGGCAGATATAGAAATAACTGGGATATGATTATTCGTCTTATTGAGTGTGCTCCACAAGACTGCAGAACAAAATTTCTTGCTCAAAAAATTGATCCTAATGGAAACACATTGTTACATCTCGCCTGCTTGTTGGGTCAAAAGCATTACTCTGACCAACTGACCAGACTTGGTGCCCAAATGGATTTGCAAAATGACAAAGGACAAACATGCATGGATTTACAAAGAATTAAAGACGCTCAAGATCGTAAAAAGTTAACTTTTACAAAATAA
- a CDS encoding MarR family transcriptional regulator, translating to MTIKFSHDRPEQSMGFVFWQITNLWQRKIVQALEPTGLTHVQFVLLAAIGWHNQQKEVVTQALLARFAKTDVMMTSKVARTLEQKGLLRREEHKTDTRAFSLVLTAQGIKKLNQAMPLVVDVDKKFFKVLKGQRTDFMERMLEIMTGNQE from the coding sequence ATGACTATAAAATTTTCTCATGACCGCCCAGAGCAGAGCATGGGGTTTGTCTTTTGGCAGATCACCAATTTGTGGCAACGTAAAATAGTTCAAGCGCTTGAGCCAACGGGCCTGACGCATGTGCAATTTGTCTTGCTTGCGGCTATTGGCTGGCACAATCAACAAAAAGAGGTTGTTACGCAGGCTTTGCTTGCTCGCTTTGCAAAGACCGATGTCATGATGACTTCAAAGGTTGCGCGAACGCTTGAGCAAAAAGGTTTGTTGCGTCGCGAAGAGCACAAGACCGATACGCGTGCGTTTTCGTTGGTCTTGACTGCGCAGGGGATTAAAAAATTGAATCAGGCAATGCCATTGGTGGTTGATGTTGATAAAAAGTTTTTTAAAGTTTTAAAGGGGCAGCGGACAGATTTTATGGAACGCATGCTTGAGATTATGACTGGTAATCAGGAATAA
- a CDS encoding EVE domain-containing protein: MMSVRAWMVVASKNHVARGVKEGITQACHGKAAPLKRMKEGDWVICYSPKLEFEGTEKCQAFTAIGQVVDGNVFQVDMGQGFTPFRSKVNFKKCIEVPIHKMLSKLSLTKTRENWGILFRRGFFEIPIQDFQLIAHEMLGEKIE; this comes from the coding sequence ATTATGTCAGTTCGTGCCTGGATGGTTGTTGCATCAAAAAATCATGTTGCTCGTGGAGTTAAAGAAGGCATTACACAGGCCTGCCATGGCAAAGCTGCGCCGCTCAAGCGGATGAAAGAGGGTGATTGGGTTATTTGCTATTCACCCAAGCTCGAATTTGAAGGTACTGAAAAATGTCAGGCCTTTACCGCTATTGGTCAGGTGGTTGATGGTAATGTGTTTCAAGTTGATATGGGGCAGGGCTTTACCCCTTTTCGCAGCAAGGTAAATTTTAAAAAATGTATAGAAGTTCCAATTCATAAAATGCTTTCAAAACTTTCGTTAACTAAAACCCGTGAAAATTGGGGAATCCTCTTTAGGCGTGGATTTTTTGAAATACCGATTCAAGATTTTCAACTCATTGCGCATGAAATGCTTGGCGAAAAAATAGAATAA